A portion of the Vibrio coralliirubri genome contains these proteins:
- a CDS encoding diadenylate cyclase gives MTQSDFRDLMYKIKADACSDFSGVGVIVSDSPASLPIVSLRDTSPKLSGSVVEILAELSSYRSKYHDGFHILNRKGEITHVAQYFSPPIIKELNIDTVRPVGGRFVAALFGSAIPDVIMTGVISERHGLSIFVGGKEVYFEKA, from the coding sequence ATGACACAAAGCGATTTTAGAGATTTAATGTATAAGATTAAGGCCGATGCTTGCTCCGATTTCTCTGGAGTTGGTGTTATTGTGTCTGATTCTCCTGCGAGTTTACCAATAGTAAGTCTACGAGATACATCACCAAAGTTATCCGGTTCGGTGGTTGAGATTTTGGCAGAGCTTTCTAGCTATAGAAGCAAATATCATGATGGGTTTCATATTCTAAATAGAAAAGGAGAAATTACGCATGTCGCTCAGTATTTCTCTCCACCGATTATTAAAGAATTGAACATCGATACTGTTCGCCCAGTAGGTGGGCGTTTCGTAGCTGCTCTTTTCGGCTCAGCAATTCCTGATGTAATAATGACCGGGGTTATCAGTGAAAGACATGGCCTTTCTATCTTTGTAGGTGGCAAAGAAGTATATTTTGAGAAAGCATAA
- a CDS encoding Mov34/MPN/PAD-1 family protein, translating into MQIILPNSVSKKLRLHMLKAGKREIGGMLMGEDLGEQAFRIVDFSVDVKRGTTSSFFRDSDEHDLALQKFYEETGSDYKRFNYLGEWHTHPSFSVDPSINDINAMQGIVNGGENVDFAFLFISRLRWFWQFECSAYLFIRGHQPIQVEVIIEKK; encoded by the coding sequence ATGCAAATAATTCTTCCGAATAGTGTTTCGAAAAAGCTTCGGCTTCATATGTTAAAGGCTGGCAAGCGTGAAATAGGTGGAATGCTTATGGGGGAAGACTTAGGCGAACAGGCCTTCCGGATCGTTGACTTTTCTGTTGATGTGAAAAGAGGGACGACTTCTAGCTTTTTCAGAGATTCTGATGAACACGATTTGGCATTGCAGAAGTTTTATGAAGAAACAGGCTCTGATTACAAACGCTTCAATTATTTAGGAGAGTGGCACACACACCCAAGTTTCTCAGTTGATCCTAGTATCAATGACATCAATGCTATGCAAGGTATAGTTAATGGTGGTGAAAACGTAGATTTTGCGTTTTTATTTATTTCTAGGTTACGTTGGTTTTGGCAGTTCGAGTGTAGTGCTTACCTGTTTATTCGAGGTCATCAACCAATTCAAGTAGAGGTTATTATTGAGAAAAAATAA
- a CDS encoding ThiF family adenylyltransferase — MWWILQKERFSLERAAVSELESKIGWLEVGKWQADPDNELAMCLTFHVFHLNTTYHFKMVYPSVFPDSPPMIYTEDKTRVSLHQYGPNGELCLEHRPDNWQSSISGSDMIESVYRLLLEEQGEEGYMAHAQSAHIPSLGRDTRIKTCRFLLAEGDLNALKALTERKTERAWIRERKVGGVFISSLLKVGDKDNPIWTSNLNLPDGNREEQAFVVRFSGAEISEQPEVSDLKKLLETSEMLELYHEVLQTDSIANLIMGDKDNWVLLTLFGSIDERKLIRYTTIKIPEHKNRLPDQFLSLSDKKVGLVGCGSVGSKVAASLCRSGVGNFLLIDEDIFFPDNIVRNDLDLNYVGAHKAPVLQQRLQNINPRVDTQILRLSLGGQESSSSMSGALESLGNCDLIIDATAEPLAFNWIASVSVRKKKPMIWVEVFGGGIGGLVARSRPELDPVPLSARAQIYNWCEGQGVEFLHSTKANDYSAQMDDDTPLIANDAEVSIMSAHATQFATDILARPEASIFPYSAYIVGMSSEWLFQQPFDTRPIDLLPEGKWGETAEHIDSEEIIQILQAYLPPKGQLDANNSSE; from the coding sequence ATGTGGTGGATTCTTCAAAAAGAAAGGTTTTCTTTAGAAAGAGCGGCTGTATCGGAGCTTGAGTCTAAAATAGGCTGGTTAGAAGTAGGCAAGTGGCAGGCTGATCCAGATAATGAATTGGCAATGTGTTTGACATTTCATGTATTTCATCTAAATACAACTTATCACTTTAAGATGGTGTACCCGAGCGTATTCCCTGATTCACCACCAATGATCTATACAGAAGATAAAACGAGGGTCTCTTTGCATCAGTATGGGCCGAACGGTGAACTATGTTTAGAGCATAGGCCTGATAATTGGCAATCGTCAATAAGTGGCTCAGATATGATTGAAAGTGTTTACCGACTACTTTTAGAAGAGCAGGGAGAAGAAGGGTATATGGCGCATGCACAATCAGCACATATACCTTCCTTAGGGCGTGATACGCGCATCAAAACTTGTCGTTTTTTGCTTGCTGAAGGAGACCTAAATGCACTCAAAGCGCTCACAGAGAGAAAAACAGAAAGAGCTTGGATCAGAGAACGTAAGGTGGGCGGGGTCTTCATTAGTTCTCTTTTAAAGGTGGGAGACAAAGATAATCCAATTTGGACAAGCAATCTCAACTTACCTGACGGTAATAGAGAAGAACAAGCCTTCGTAGTACGTTTTTCTGGTGCAGAAATATCAGAACAACCAGAAGTATCTGATTTAAAAAAATTACTTGAAACATCAGAAATGCTAGAGCTGTATCATGAAGTTCTACAAACAGATTCAATTGCAAACTTGATTATGGGGGATAAAGATAATTGGGTTTTATTGACTCTCTTTGGTTCTATCGATGAACGAAAATTAATACGTTACACGACGATTAAAATACCGGAGCACAAAAATAGATTACCTGATCAATTTTTATCATTGAGCGATAAAAAAGTAGGACTAGTTGGGTGTGGCTCTGTTGGTTCCAAAGTTGCCGCAAGTTTGTGTAGATCTGGGGTAGGAAATTTTTTGCTCATTGATGAAGACATTTTTTTTCCTGACAACATTGTTAGAAATGACTTAGATCTCAACTATGTTGGAGCTCATAAAGCACCTGTATTACAACAGCGATTACAAAACATTAACCCTCGCGTTGATACACAGATCCTTAGATTATCGTTAGGTGGACAAGAAAGCTCTAGTTCAATGTCTGGGGCGTTAGAATCACTCGGTAATTGCGATCTCATTATAGATGCTACAGCAGAGCCTTTAGCATTCAACTGGATTGCGTCTGTTTCAGTGCGCAAGAAAAAACCAATGATCTGGGTTGAAGTTTTTGGTGGTGGAATTGGCGGCCTTGTGGCAAGGTCAAGACCTGAGCTAGACCCTGTCCCACTGTCTGCGAGAGCTCAAATATATAATTGGTGCGAAGGACAAGGTGTAGAGTTCTTGCATAGCACAAAAGCAAATGACTATAGTGCTCAAATGGATGACGATACACCGTTAATAGCAAATGATGCTGAAGTCTCCATTATGAGTGCTCATGCTACTCAGTTCGCAACCGATATTCTAGCTCGACCTGAAGCTAGTATATTCCCTTATTCTGCGTATATCGTTGGTATGTCGTCAGAATGGCTTTTTCAACAGCCTTTTGATACTCGCCCTATCGACCTGCTACCAGAAGGCAAGTGGGGAGAAACTGCTGAACATATTGATTCAGAAGAGATTATCCAAATATTGCAAGCTTACCTGCCACCTAAGGGCCAATTAGATGCAAATAATTCTTCCGAATAG
- a CDS encoding nucleotidyltransferase domain-containing protein: MSVSVTKQADTYLEALAKALEIPQSRYEQAEKSYKSVGEWLHRDESTVKDYSPDVYVQGSFRLGLVIKPLSAQEEYDIDCACSLTYLDKSSLSQQDLKVLMGDELELYRKSKGIKKPVAEQRRCWRLEYADGAQFHMDVVPCIPNAEQQRLLLEQKNFDTKFAETAIAITDNEVLPQYYQITSDWPRSNPRGYAEWFKFRMGENFERKRREILKEMETKGIQASIEDIPSYRVRTSLQSAIMILKRHRDMMFEGNSKDKPISIILTTLSAHAYQGEDNIGSALLSILFKMEEGIHYDGQKYVINNPTDAMENFADKWETHPERAEAFFSWLSQAREDFYSAAQQAEHRRMSGILESRIGQNVTNLVHQDLLSLTKSGASSLLSAATAASTLATPNIAFGDVARKPKKPDGFA; the protein is encoded by the coding sequence ATGTCTGTATCAGTTACAAAGCAAGCGGATACTTATCTAGAGGCTTTGGCCAAAGCATTAGAGATCCCACAGTCTAGATATGAGCAGGCTGAGAAAAGCTATAAGTCTGTAGGGGAATGGCTTCATAGAGATGAGTCAACGGTAAAAGATTACTCTCCTGACGTGTATGTACAAGGCTCTTTTCGTCTAGGATTAGTCATTAAACCTTTGTCAGCACAGGAAGAATACGATATTGATTGTGCGTGCTCTTTGACTTATCTCGATAAGTCGTCTCTCTCGCAACAAGATTTAAAAGTGCTCATGGGGGATGAACTAGAGTTATATCGCAAAAGCAAGGGTATCAAAAAGCCAGTCGCTGAGCAGAGGCGCTGTTGGAGGCTAGAATATGCTGACGGCGCGCAATTCCACATGGATGTCGTTCCCTGTATCCCAAACGCTGAACAACAACGTCTTCTACTAGAACAGAAGAACTTTGATACTAAATTTGCTGAGACGGCAATAGCTATAACAGATAATGAAGTACTACCTCAGTACTATCAAATTACATCAGACTGGCCGAGATCGAACCCTCGTGGATATGCTGAATGGTTTAAATTTCGAATGGGTGAGAACTTTGAAAGAAAACGCCGCGAAATACTGAAAGAAATGGAAACTAAAGGTATACAAGCCAGTATTGAAGACATCCCGAGTTATCGCGTCAGAACATCCTTGCAATCAGCGATAATGATACTTAAACGTCATCGTGACATGATGTTTGAAGGTAATTCAAAAGATAAACCCATATCAATAATTCTTACAACGCTATCTGCTCATGCATATCAAGGTGAAGATAATATAGGTTCGGCGCTGCTCTCCATATTATTCAAGATGGAGGAAGGAATACACTATGATGGACAGAAGTATGTAATCAACAATCCAACAGATGCCATGGAGAATTTTGCCGATAAATGGGAAACACATCCTGAACGCGCTGAAGCCTTTTTCTCCTGGCTTAGTCAGGCTCGAGAAGATTTTTACTCAGCAGCACAACAAGCTGAACACCGCCGAATGTCGGGTATCCTGGAAAGCAGAATCGGCCAGAATGTAACGAATCTGGTTCACCAAGATCTATTAAGTTTAACAAAATCTGGAGCCTCTAGTTTGTTGTCTGCTGCGACGGCAGCATCAACCTTAGCAACCCCAAACATTGCATTTGGTGATGTTGCAAGAAAACCTAAGAAGCCGGATGGATTTGCGTGA
- a CDS encoding SAVED domain-containing protein — protein MQNELKVLKGHPSGLSDAELAEWLSLCLSNGKLIVYAYAKHIFKVYEQGEKPSQLMVGDLGTEAVSVLKVLSKKNMLKRIELPYDVLVESKTSQFDWALLEAKVKDITALKKARDVLFGQGRGKAISPLTASKVWHDAGGRCMYRGCGQDLGSTPLTTKNARVAYLAHIVASDPDGPRGNESSHALSDSPDNIMLMCDGHHRLIDRIDVAGHSASDLQHMRDEHTARVNLLLGSLQYPTVQLITLLADLAQVPTNVSKTELCSSALSRNLGPLPEIKHMLRRTQRDDRGRFGFWGHFLHEHESDIRELISFTSNKPSQKSSMTPESLGIFPLHLVPVLVLAGRIIGEARHVEIFQYDRIAKTWRWPKESPILTSQFNISYEVGDDSDQEEAILSFELTAKLDTNAFPEELAKKVRDKKIGWIRITNTDPDPNCINSKEQLDNFSVLARQAIRTIQDSWRSKVIHVFGISPASTLFKFGQMLQAGNHSVCRLYDRPDGSNIFVPALDITGNDVRSVGANSDQQHQISLR, from the coding sequence GTGCAAAACGAACTGAAGGTACTTAAAGGTCATCCGTCAGGTTTATCTGACGCAGAATTGGCAGAATGGCTTTCTTTATGCCTCTCAAATGGAAAACTAATAGTTTATGCTTATGCCAAACATATCTTCAAGGTCTATGAACAGGGTGAAAAACCGTCGCAGTTAATGGTAGGTGATTTAGGTACGGAAGCTGTGTCCGTTCTCAAGGTGCTGTCTAAGAAGAACATGCTTAAACGTATAGAGCTTCCTTATGACGTATTAGTAGAAAGTAAGACCTCACAATTTGACTGGGCGTTGCTAGAAGCAAAAGTCAAAGATATTACCGCCCTAAAGAAAGCAAGGGATGTACTATTTGGCCAAGGTCGAGGTAAAGCAATATCACCCCTTACAGCTTCTAAGGTATGGCATGATGCTGGAGGAAGGTGTATGTACCGGGGGTGTGGTCAAGATCTTGGCTCTACTCCTTTAACAACAAAAAATGCAAGGGTTGCATATTTGGCTCACATTGTAGCTTCCGATCCAGATGGACCTAGAGGGAATGAGAGCTCTCATGCACTATCAGACTCTCCAGACAACATCATGCTTATGTGTGACGGTCACCATAGACTTATAGATAGGATAGATGTAGCTGGACATTCAGCATCCGATTTACAACATATGCGCGATGAACATACTGCCCGAGTTAATTTGTTATTGGGTAGTTTGCAGTATCCCACCGTACAACTCATAACTCTACTCGCTGACTTAGCTCAAGTACCAACAAATGTATCCAAAACAGAACTTTGCAGTTCTGCACTTAGCCGAAATCTTGGTCCACTCCCAGAAATCAAACACATGCTCCGAAGAACACAGCGAGATGACCGAGGACGTTTTGGGTTTTGGGGGCATTTTCTTCATGAACATGAGTCAGATATACGAGAATTAATTAGCTTCACAAGTAACAAACCATCTCAGAAATCATCTATGACACCTGAATCTCTAGGAATTTTCCCGTTGCATTTGGTTCCAGTACTAGTTCTAGCTGGAAGGATTATCGGTGAAGCTAGGCATGTAGAAATTTTCCAATATGATCGAATCGCAAAAACTTGGCGTTGGCCAAAGGAATCTCCGATCTTAACCTCGCAGTTTAATATCTCGTATGAAGTAGGTGACGATTCTGACCAGGAAGAAGCAATCCTTTCTTTCGAACTCACAGCAAAGTTAGATACCAATGCTTTTCCCGAAGAATTGGCTAAAAAAGTTAGAGATAAGAAAATAGGCTGGATTAGAATCACTAATACTGACCCCGACCCTAACTGCATTAACTCAAAAGAACAATTAGATAATTTTTCAGTTCTTGCTAGGCAAGCCATAAGGACAATTCAAGATTCATGGCGCTCTAAGGTGATACATGTTTTCGGTATCTCCCCAGCCAGTACACTTTTCAAATTTGGCCAAATGTTACAAGCAGGGAATCATTCAGTATGCAGACTTTACGATAGACCTGATGGTTCAAATATTTTCGTCCCCGCTTTAGATATAACTGGCAATGATGTTAGGTCAGTCGGTGCTAACTCCGATCAGCAACATCAAATAAGTCTCAGATAA
- a CDS encoding SMODS domain-containing nucleotidyltransferase: MRHQKIFTEFLTEVVNLNQARINKVTTTSASVEKYVKDHDDFKGIFRNTSPQGSYGHRTIIKPVKNKEFDADIVFFMDENDNWEPKDYITKLHQAFKGSSIYKDMVHYNTRCVYLDYSGDFHIDVVPCIVRVTETVLGNHTQYLIANRHTNEFELTDPEAYKKWVADKNSVVGNNNLIKCIRLIKYLRDIKTTFSCKSILLTTLICNMVQDYEPNSELFKDIATTLKTIFTRLDDYLSFYDSMPEIVNPVRTEETFTRHWNEEKYTIFKTKIGDYRTWIEDAFDETDRTESIKKWRRVFGDSFHSVTKKSATAATYDEILGEASQPNFPIPPYCARHRWEEVESVGSVNLDVEYRNKNGVNPFARAVQQIIFGKNYSLKFTVTDDIPPNSDVYWQITNTGEEAGRLGQLRGGFEIGGKIKEETTSYKGNHFVEAFVVKDEVLLARSGKLVIPIN, translated from the coding sequence GTGAGACATCAAAAAATATTTACTGAATTCCTAACAGAAGTGGTCAATCTCAATCAAGCTCGAATTAACAAGGTTACTACCACTTCAGCGTCTGTTGAGAAGTATGTAAAAGATCACGACGATTTTAAAGGGATTTTTAGGAACACCTCGCCTCAGGGGTCATACGGACATAGGACGATTATCAAGCCAGTTAAAAACAAAGAGTTTGACGCTGATATAGTCTTCTTTATGGACGAAAATGATAATTGGGAGCCTAAAGACTACATAACAAAACTTCATCAGGCTTTTAAGGGGTCAAGTATCTATAAAGATATGGTTCACTATAACACTCGTTGTGTTTATCTTGATTATTCAGGTGATTTTCATATCGATGTTGTTCCATGTATTGTACGAGTAACAGAAACCGTTTTAGGTAATCATACACAATATTTGATTGCGAATAGACACACCAATGAGTTTGAGCTTACTGACCCTGAAGCATACAAGAAGTGGGTCGCCGACAAGAATTCAGTAGTAGGTAACAACAACCTCATTAAATGTATTCGCCTTATCAAGTATCTTCGTGACATAAAAACTACGTTTTCATGTAAATCAATACTTTTAACCACTTTGATTTGTAATATGGTTCAAGACTACGAACCTAATAGTGAGCTCTTCAAAGATATTGCTACCACCTTAAAGACAATTTTTACCCGTTTGGATGATTATTTAAGTTTTTACGATTCAATGCCAGAAATAGTCAATCCAGTACGAACCGAAGAAACGTTTACTCGTCACTGGAATGAAGAAAAGTATACGATTTTCAAAACAAAGATCGGCGATTATAGAACTTGGATAGAAGATGCATTTGATGAAACAGATCGAACTGAATCTATTAAAAAATGGCGCCGTGTGTTCGGAGATAGCTTTCATTCTGTTACCAAGAAATCTGCCACAGCAGCTACCTATGATGAAATCTTGGGCGAAGCAAGTCAACCTAACTTCCCTATTCCTCCTTACTGCGCGCGTCATAGATGGGAAGAAGTGGAGAGCGTTGGTAGTGTCAACTTAGATGTTGAGTATCGTAATAAAAATGGCGTCAATCCGTTCGCTAGAGCTGTCCAACAAATTATTTTTGGCAAGAACTATTCGCTTAAGTTCACGGTTACAGATGATATTCCTCCCAACTCAGACGTATATTGGCAAATTACTAACACTGGAGAAGAAGCGGGTAGATTAGGTCAATTACGAGGTGGGTTTGAAATCGGTGGAAAAATCAAAGAAGAAACAACCTCTTATAAAGGGAATCACTTCGTAGAGGCATTTGTTGTTAAAGACGAGGTGCTTTTAGCAAGAAGTGGTAAGCTCGTCATCCCTATCAATTGA
- a CDS encoding SAVED domain-containing protein, which produces MKWIDQLLDFGYVIFQRRLSGSRYLMSLGIKLFTLTAIGSLAIQFSNGEYSFVIDTASDSTYEIATLVGVYVSIVMIVVGFFFEVYSMLFGESASKNRAKSIDLRSLDGAAAPTLCSSFSSTIEPAGLHDDLFMWKSRKQTLEDWLKESCAKLQKFYDESLQKLNGFEPNKPLALGAIAHVPHCFTLGYLVGNKRLVNYYCWNRDNKKQHKERWLDCRDARSRGQKLECSEIMEKPEVLDSQVTKLGISIEVSFDNDLKTFLESLELDRAIAYRVESRNVGNMFSDVEQSNFVASLRTEINNTLLKKYPYVTEVHLTLMAQASLIMRIGAEFNQNHLSQQINVHHFDGAGYPWSLQINKDQEISYLIK; this is translated from the coding sequence TTGAAATGGATAGATCAACTACTTGATTTTGGTTACGTAATTTTTCAGCGCCGACTTTCAGGCTCACGCTATCTTATGAGCTTAGGCATAAAGCTCTTTACTCTTACGGCAATTGGCTCACTTGCAATTCAGTTTAGCAATGGTGAATACTCATTCGTCATTGATACAGCGTCTGACTCAACATATGAAATTGCGACGTTGGTAGGTGTTTATGTCTCAATAGTAATGATCGTCGTAGGATTCTTCTTTGAAGTTTACTCAATGCTATTTGGTGAGTCAGCCTCAAAGAACAGAGCAAAGAGTATCGATTTAAGAAGCTTAGATGGGGCTGCCGCTCCAACCCTGTGCAGCAGTTTTAGTTCCACAATCGAACCAGCCGGGTTACATGATGACCTTTTCATGTGGAAATCTAGAAAGCAGACTCTTGAGGACTGGTTAAAAGAATCATGCGCCAAACTTCAGAAGTTTTACGACGAATCACTTCAGAAATTAAATGGCTTTGAACCAAACAAGCCACTCGCTTTAGGAGCTATAGCTCATGTTCCGCATTGCTTTACTTTAGGTTACTTGGTTGGAAATAAGCGTTTGGTAAATTACTACTGCTGGAACCGTGACAACAAGAAGCAGCACAAGGAACGATGGTTAGACTGTCGAGATGCTAGAAGTCGAGGTCAAAAATTAGAGTGCTCAGAAATTATGGAAAAGCCGGAAGTTCTAGATTCTCAGGTAACAAAGCTAGGCATTTCGATAGAAGTCTCTTTTGATAATGACTTAAAGACCTTTCTTGAAAGTCTAGAGTTAGATCGCGCTATTGCTTATAGAGTTGAAAGTAGAAACGTTGGAAATATGTTCTCAGATGTAGAGCAATCAAACTTTGTTGCCTCCCTTAGAACCGAAATAAATAACACCCTTCTTAAGAAGTACCCCTACGTTACTGAAGTTCATTTGACCCTTATGGCTCAAGCCTCGCTAATCATGCGCATAGGGGCGGAGTTTAATCAAAATCACCTTAGTCAGCAGATAAACGTACACCACTTTGATGGTGCTGGTTACCCTTGGTCATTACAAATAAACAAAGACCAAGAAATTAGTTATTTAATTAAGTAA
- a CDS encoding IS5 family transposase gives MPKPRYKTTNWKQYNRSLINRGSLTFWIDEEAISGWAQSKQNKRGRPRRFSDLAITTALMVKRVFSMPLRALQGFIDSIFRLAHVPLSCPHYTCISRRAKQVEVSFKTKTRGAIQHLAIDATGLKVYGEGEWKVKKHGTDGKRRVWRKLHIAVDTNTHEIIAAELSLSTVTDGEVLPNLLKQTRRSILEVSGDGAYDTRACHAAIKIKGAIALIPPREGAAFWERGHPRNFAVGCQKLYDSNKYWKERYGYHKRSLSETAMYRVKQLLGGKLSLRNYNAQVGETYAMIKALNKLTGLGMPETCRID, from the coding sequence ATGCCTAAGCCTCGTTATAAAACAACCAACTGGAAGCAATACAACCGATCACTCATTAACCGTGGTTCTCTGACTTTTTGGATTGATGAAGAAGCAATAAGCGGATGGGCGCAAAGCAAACAGAATAAGCGCGGTAGGCCGCGTCGGTTCAGTGATTTAGCTATCACGACAGCACTCATGGTCAAACGAGTTTTTTCTATGCCATTGAGAGCGCTGCAAGGATTTATCGACTCGATATTTAGGTTAGCCCATGTACCGTTAAGTTGTCCGCATTACACCTGCATCAGTCGTAGAGCCAAGCAAGTTGAGGTTTCATTTAAGACTAAAACGAGAGGAGCGATACAGCACCTAGCCATTGATGCTACTGGCCTTAAGGTTTATGGCGAAGGTGAATGGAAAGTCAAAAAACATGGGACGGATGGCAAGCGTAGAGTCTGGCGAAAGCTGCATATTGCAGTCGATACCAACACTCATGAGATCATTGCCGCCGAGCTAAGTTTATCGACGGTTACAGATGGAGAAGTACTCCCGAACTTACTGAAACAAACACGCCGAAGTATCCTTGAGGTGTCTGGTGATGGCGCTTACGACACGAGAGCGTGTCACGCTGCTATTAAGATTAAGGGAGCTATTGCGCTTATTCCCCCAAGAGAAGGGGCTGCCTTCTGGGAGCGTGGTCACCCTCGAAATTTCGCCGTGGGTTGCCAGAAATTATACGACTCAAATAAGTATTGGAAAGAGCGGTATGGATACCACAAACGTTCACTCTCAGAAACAGCGATGTATCGAGTTAAACAGTTGCTAGGAGGGAAACTGAGCTTAAGAAATTACAATGCCCAGGTGGGTGAAACTTACGCGATGATAAAAGCGTTGAACAAGCTTACTGGGTTAGGTATGCCTGAAACTTGTCGTATTGACTAA
- a CDS encoding aldehyde dehydrogenase family protein, with protein MEKHLPLIINGLICSTGRGSHEITFEENKVKIDSFNVEHISQMLNQEVLIDLDINNIINFVYTVGQRWKNEEYSRRRTYIRNLITYLGYSPQMAKLEANWIAMILCSKSALYDIVNTELGSTHIQDEWLPQGECYVRAFPKGRVMHLLAGNVPLSGVTSILRGILTKNQCIVRMSASDPFTAHALAMSFIDVNPDHPISKSISVLYWPHKADTTVAEELISHMDAVVAWGGHDAIDWAVKHSPSHIDVLKFGPKKSFTILDEPTNLDEAASGAAHDICFYDQNACFSTQNIYFCGDNYEAFKDKLVEKLCLYENILPKSRQSFDEEALFSFTRLECQFSGLNIISEPDNKWMIIESDAGVEYNHPLSRCVYIHKINKVEDVIDYIEKHKTQTISFYPWRSSTKYRDIFAQKGVERIVESGMNNIFRAGGAHDAMRPLQRLVRFVSHERPYSFTTKDVSVEIEQTRFLEEDKFLVFVP; from the coding sequence ATGGAAAAGCATTTACCCTTGATTATAAATGGTCTTATATGCTCTACGGGGCGAGGAAGTCATGAGATCACTTTTGAAGAAAATAAAGTTAAAATAGATTCTTTCAATGTTGAGCATATTTCTCAGATGCTTAATCAGGAGGTTCTGATAGATTTAGATATAAATAATATAATCAATTTTGTTTATACAGTGGGACAGCGCTGGAAGAATGAAGAATATTCTAGAAGAAGAACGTACATTAGAAACCTAATTACCTACTTAGGTTATTCACCACAAATGGCAAAATTAGAGGCCAATTGGATCGCAATGATTTTATGCTCTAAAAGTGCCCTATATGACATTGTGAATACTGAGCTTGGGTCAACCCATATTCAAGATGAGTGGTTACCTCAAGGTGAGTGTTATGTAAGAGCATTCCCTAAAGGGCGAGTCATGCACTTACTCGCAGGTAATGTTCCCCTTTCCGGTGTGACATCGATATTGCGTGGCATTCTGACTAAAAATCAATGCATCGTACGAATGTCGGCTTCCGATCCATTTACTGCGCATGCATTGGCAATGAGTTTTATAGACGTCAATCCGGACCACCCAATTTCTAAGTCGATCTCTGTACTGTATTGGCCACATAAAGCTGATACGACAGTTGCGGAAGAGCTCATTAGTCATATGGATGCGGTTGTTGCTTGGGGAGGGCATGATGCTATTGATTGGGCGGTTAAGCATTCGCCTTCACATATTGATGTTTTGAAGTTCGGCCCTAAAAAAAGTTTTACTATTTTAGATGAACCGACCAACTTAGATGAAGCGGCTTCCGGCGCCGCTCATGATATTTGCTTTTATGACCAGAATGCTTGTTTCTCTACCCAGAATATATACTTTTGTGGAGACAACTATGAAGCTTTTAAGGATAAGTTGGTAGAAAAATTATGTCTTTATGAAAATATTCTCCCGAAGTCTAGGCAAAGTTTTGATGAAGAAGCTTTGTTTTCATTTACTCGACTGGAATGTCAATTCTCAGGTCTCAACATTATATCGGAACCAGATAATAAGTGGATGATTATAGAATCAGACGCTGGTGTCGAATACAACCACCCTTTAAGTCGTTGTGTTTATATCCATAAAATAAATAAGGTGGAAGATGTTATTGATTATATCGAAAAGCATAAAACGCAAACGATTTCTTTTTATCCTTGGCGTTCTTCAACTAAATACCGAGATATCTTTGCTCAAAAAGGCGTTGAGCGAATAGTTGAATCCGGCATGAATAATATATTTAGAGCGGGTGGTGCACATGATGCGATGCGACCACTACAACGCTTAGTTCGATTTGTCTCTCACGAAAGACCATATAGTTTTACCACCAAGGATGTCTCTGTAGAAATAGAACAAACTCGATTTCTTGAAGAAGATAAGTTCTTGGTTTTTGTCCCTTAA